TACATAACCTGATAGGTATCTTTACTGGAGCTATAAAattcctctttgtctctttaTCAGTGATGCATTTTCTTCTCTAAAACTTTCATcatgtgtttctttgtcttctcttttattttgtggtGAAAGAGGCTTTTGGATCTTTTACTTAAAATGGCAATAATGCATCACGTTAGAAAGTGAAAACGGGTGACAGTGTGAAAGAGGTCAGTCTTAGTGATGAGCCTTCCGGGGATTATCATCTGAATCTGCTGCTACCCAGCAGCTTTACGGTGCTTTATAGTGAGTTCCAGCTCTCTGTTTAAGTATTCTGCCTCCTTTTTACTACAGTATTTTGGTAACATTGCTTCAGTCATGATTCAGTTTATGGCGGTAgccattttttaataaaagttcAAAAAATTAGAGATACATTATATGTTCTACACTTGGACTTACATTCATCAGGTGGACAAAAACATGACTTTCCCACTAATTgatgtgtaaatataaaactcAGCTTAAAAATGTCACTGAGTGTATTTCTGTGCAGACGTGTCCTGTTGACTGACTTTTTGGACTTTGGGTCTTTGGTGGAAATGCTATCAGACATTTGAAACCTAAGACAACTGAGTCACAAGCAAAATTAGCCACGTTACACACATTACTGGAGGGGCACAAAAAGTACAATATGTTTTTCCTTAAATGTAGTACTGTCGAATTATAAAATAAGTATTGTTTAGTACTTTTCCGgctactgttgtgtttttaacataTCACACTGAACTCGACTCCTGAGAAtagtatttgtctgtgtgtctttaatGTTTTACGGTATTTGATCTTTCTGCCTCAGTCATATCAGGGGAGGTTTGTGGGTTTGGGGTTTTTTGGGCGACAGGGTGtgtgctgacatgttttatgtGCTGGCAGCTGGTGCTAAGGTAATGTGAAGTAATGCACTTGTCAGGCTCTATTGTCTCTGCTGCTGGCCTCATCTCCCACTTGCAGCCCATAAAAGCAAAGTCATTTAAACCGCTAATGAAGCAGAGAGTCTGGACCAGTGGCAGATAAAACCCACCCAGAAAAGGCTTAATTTCTCAGCCTGGGTCTTATTTCACTTTGTTGAggaaaattcattttaaaattacagtatttAATATCTCTTTCACCACGCATTGTATTATTTTCACCTGTACAGTGAGACATTTCAGATAACACTCAGTTATCAACCAGTTTAACTTTAAATGGCCTGAATGAAACTGATTTCCAAATAAATCACtttgaatattaaatatttacatctcTATATTAAATAAGTATGTGTATTCGcacttttttatcttttgtccACCTGTTAGAGCTAAACAACTTTTGTCATGGGTGTACGCCAAAACCCAAGACAAGATTACACAGTGAGCAAAGCCAAGAACTGCCCTGAGGCCCCAGATACCTGAGGGTCATTGAGGGCCACCTGAGGGTCACCTGAGGGCTGCCAAAAATACCCATTTTACTATGTATCAACAGACTGATTGCAAATTAGTGAGGagatctgtgtgtattttctagttttacttattattatttgtatctAAATATTGTCATTTGATGGATAATGCCAGAATTAGCACAAAGTTAATATACACATTACTGATTCAACCCTGCCctgtgaaattacatttatatgcTATTAAATAGTTTTGTGATGCCAAATAtaatctgtctgttttttttttttaacaatgaaACTACATTTATTAACTGCACTGGAGTCACTGGGAGGTGGATCTCTTTTGGTCACAGAAAAACTGGgctaatgtaaataaacatctGCATCTGCAGTCACTGAGCATTTGCTGTATTAAACCAGACCACAAAGTCATAGCCATAAAAAGCTTAATAATTCTGTAGCCCTACAAGTAGTTATCATACTGCAAGATCAGGGACCATATATAACACATATGTCAAAAGGCTTGAATTGgctgaaaacaaatttaaaatgtgctgGACTGCCTGCAGCAATGATTTAAAGTagcacaaataaaatgaaaggttACGACAGTATCTCCAGTGCCTGATGAAGGTTTAACATCGTACCTGCTGCATCATCATATGCCGTCTACACTCAATTTACTGGGAGTAGGTTTCTCCGCACCTGCCACTATGAAACAAGTGGTACACAAAGCTTATTGACTTCAAATATTAAAGCTTATTGACTTCAAATATTAAATTCTCATTCTTTGTTCTAGTCAAAATCTAAACACAAGTCTATAAAAAAACCAAGACTTTTTTTTAGTGTCACAAACAAGAACTGCTGTCAACTGAACAGAAGTAAAGTTGGAGAATTAATGACTTCTCACTGATTAAAGAATCTATACTTAGTCTCAGTACAAGATTTTAAATGGCAACAAAAACCAATGAATGGAAAAGTCTCTCATGAATCAAGTCACTCCCGTCAATGCAGGAGCAGTTTGTACACTCGATCTAAGCTGCCTTTTTACTATTTGTTCTTAATTTTTGTGACAAACTGCTGGATCCCACTTGTTATTTTAGATACATTTATTAGCTGaaggaaaaagtgtgtgtttaatttcctgtttcagaACAGGAGGTTTGGTCCTGGAGGAGCGACTGAACAGACAGTAAACGATGCTCAGTGATAAAGTTTATGATCATACATCTGTGATCAGCCAGCTGGCTCtgttggactgtgtgtgtgtaacattaGAAAATTACTGTGTCTAACTGTAGAAGCTTTATATaagaggtatgtgtgtgtgtgtgtcacattgtTCAGATCGTTTGAAGAGTAATTATTAGAGTttattgatcagtgatcagaTTCTTGGGCGTATTTACAGAATGGTGTGTGAGATGTGGATTTGTTCTGTGCATgtcctatgtgtgtgtgtatgtgtgtgtgtgtatgtgtgtgtatctatcaGATTGGGAGAATTAGATTGACCTTGCTGGCACAAAGGGCCGTCCCTCTGTCCTGTACGTTGTCTCTTTCCCCATAAATTACCCACCAAGCACCTCTGCATTGGCAGAGCAAGAAGCCGTACATTTCCTTTATTGTCCTGCAGCCCAGACGCTGCAGATGACCAATCAGGACACACACCATCAGAGCCTGAGCTTACATAAACGGATGTGTATGCCAAGACTGTGGTTTAATTTTGACTTTTGATTCatataataagaaataaatgtatatttgacaataagtgataaaaaaaaaaaagtaaaactacagCAAATCTATAGCAGCCTGGCCTTTGTCTTTATGTTTACCCTGGGCCTCTctaaacaatatttattgttgATTACTCGATAAAGCAGAATTTTTAAGTATGTTGATGTTTGCGTCAACATTtagacacatttatttattatttatttatttagaaatatcAGGATTGTGTTTGCAAGTCATATAGTTCAAATAACCCAAAGCACAAGATGATAATCTCCTACATTTTTTTACTGCTTAATCTGAAGATACTTACCggagcttttctttttgtttcaacATCATGTCTGATGGTACCATCTTTTTCTCTACCTCTACATTTTCCTCATCTTTGTCCTACCTCTCTTTAAGCTAGTGGCAGCGATCATCTTCATCAGCATCGGAGTCATCGCATCTTTCTTCTGTGCCATTGTGGATGGGATCATAGCTTCAGAGTTCATTGTAAGCATCACATATATTCACATCCCTgcaatgaaaagaaagaaatttaaagTAATCCACCTGTTTTTGTCAGAACAAACcctgacacacattcacactacCACTACTATAAATTTAATGCTAAGGCCAACAGGCAGGATATTTTCTTACAGAAATACAGGAGAAGGCTGGAACTTCACAGATGCAATCAGACAGAGTCAGCAGGTAAATCAGGCCAACTCATCTCAGTGTCCaacctgcagagagctgctggCTTACCAAGGGAAACAATTCAACATAACAGGGCTGATTAAACATGTCCACATTACCCACATTACCCTAAGTTGCATTGcgatacaaacaaaaacacagtaaatatgcaACACCCAAAGATGCATAGAACCTTTCAATCCATAATTTATTTGACAATTCATTTTTGAGGAAACATCTTTACAGTACTAATGTACACTGCCGTTTATAGTGTAGGTCTGTTGCATGAATCAGGTAAAACGCTGAGTACAGCACTGGCTAACAAAGCAAAAGTTTAAGAAATAGGGTGTTTAGAATTGTGTTCTTACTGGgtaattaaaaattcaaaagggGGGGAAAagcagcacatactgtattacTACTAGTCAGCATGTTTGTCCAACACTGCAGCTACTTATAACAGGTACACTGgagtagaaaacaaacatacctCTGGTTTCATTTGTATCTGaaacactgtttaaaataatttcattataaaacataaatacagatgTAACTGGGCCAAATATGGATGatctttaatgtttaatttaacgACTAGGAATTATCATTGTAGTTATTTTAAGTCAGTTCTCAATATATTATCAGGTGAAATTAAATTTGTGCaaatatttgaatttgtttacCTGAAAACTAAAGAcgaagaagatgcagagaggtCAAAAAGGACATTGTTGCTTCCTTGCTGTCTTAGATGCTTGGATACCCAGACACGAACTCCTCAGTTTGTCACATCAGCCTATTTGAATTTTAATGAATGTCTTAATGACCATGGACCAGAGAGCATTTAAAAAGCTGGACCTCTCAGCACCTGGCACTGACTCACTGATATTGATCAACAGTGCTATCAAACCTCTGCagatatatttgttttgtgctcACGGGtcaataaaaatgatatttattGCACCTTCAAGCTTTCgacaatgaaaatgattttattacCTTTCACATAATGTAGAATCCCTAGAGGTTTTAATGCTGTAGGTTCTGTAGGCCGGTGCAGTAGACGTTTTCTAAAGCAGCCGCAGTAAACTGTCACCGCTGCAGCGACAGAGAACCTGGAGGATAAAGGATTCGAACTGATACACATGTCATTTTACaggaacaaacaaagcaaagagtGTAAAGGCTAAAATTGTTATGGATGCACTTCAAAACATGACTAGTGTGTTAAACATACATCAGTGGTCGCAATCCCCTGTCAGTTTGCCTGTTTCTATAAAACTGTGGCTTATGAATTTAATAACTATTTTCTCACCTTCTGATCTAACTCTCACACAGGACACAAGACCCTTGCAGGAGGACACATGTGCATATTACACCAGTGGATCAGGCTATGCCTATGATAGCTACTACACTGAGGTGACTGtcatacataaaatatactgCATACACACATCATGTGTTGCCTGTCATTTCTCAGGGAGCAAATATAGCTTTAAAAATTGGAATAATAATTCAAATACATAATGCAACATTGTGTAATGTAGTTTTAGACTTCCTCCTCCTGCACAGtaatttatgtttatgtctCAGTAATTTAATACAGTAAATGattctttaaatgtattttaggACAATGCAGGATTTTATTCTGTTCAGGCAGCCTTTTGGTGTTTAATTCAAACTGTATGTTGACATCTAGTGGTCAAATAATGATACTGCAATGATATACTAAAATAAAttgctgctattttttttaaaaacttttcatCTAACTAAATTATAAGCAAATAAAAGTTATATAAATTACATGTGGACAGTTACCTACAGGTCATGTATTTCTTTGTCCAAACTGTTCGTCCAGTGCCTGTTTAACTCATCAGTGCTCTGACCCTGCAGATGACGTGTCCATTCAGCAAACCATGCAAGCTGAGACTGAGGAGCAATACCTGCTATTGCTGCTATCTGTACAACTGTGAGAGGTGGGTACATTTATCAAGTCACTTATTCCTACTTCCAGACAAGTTTAGAAGTAAATTTAAAGATCATCTTTCAAGTGTTCCTATGTATGCTAATACATCAGAGATACAGATTGCactgttttataaaaacatgcataaagTTTAGTCACTGGTATTTGATGAGAACTTATAAAGAGTTTTTTATTCGTGTAAAATCTCAAAATCTCTGTTCCCATCATAGTAAGcatgtttattttgtcagttACAATCTTATAATTGTGTGATAATACAGTAGATCAGGGGCTAGTGGAAAAACAGCATTCTACATTTCTGAGCTGGCTTCCAAAAATAGCATTTACAGGAAAATCAACTCAAAATGATTTGGCTTATAATGCTTTCTTGCATTCAAGAAAGTTCCTGTACCAAAGCCAGTGCTCAAATCTCAGGTTTTCCATAAGCTCTTGAACCAACAAAGAGAATGAGCTGTCCAGAAAGTCCTTCCCTGTTTGCAGCTACATTAATACTCAGTTATTCACAGCCTGGATGGATTAATAAGTAATAGAGGCAGAACAGCAAACTGTACATCACTGTTTTACATAACAACTGACAGAAATTGTGCAGGGTTCCTTGTTTTGTCCCTAATCTGGAAGATTTGAAATCATGTGACCTGTAGTCAAAAGTGGTTTCCATACAGAAGGCTTTTCTCAGCAGACGTCATAGAAGAAAACTACAACAATAATTGTAATAATTAAAATTCTCCTGCTatgacagaaaaaggaaaaggtcTTTCTGTGACTTAATAATTAAAAGCCTGACCTCTCCAGCACAGAGTATCACAGACAGTACTATGAGTTCACCGGGGTCAGCAGCTGCTGGGACGTGATCCATCTGTACCGTCTGCTGTGGGCCTCAGTGGTGCTCAATGTGATCGGCTTGTTCCTGGGCATCATAGCTGCTGCCATCCTCGGAGCGTACAAGGATATGgtgagcaggaaaaaaaaaaaaaagtcttgccCCCAGGCCTCATATAGCAACTGAAGAACATAAAATCCCTAACATCTGTTTCTTGCCTGTGTGTACACCACAAAATCCTGGTATCCAGCATGTGTttcattacagtacattattttATTGACTTACAACATCTTTCACTGGAACTTCCTGCCTGAGTCTGATCAACATCAATTCAGTACTGAATTAacagcatttttaatgttttattgacTTGACTGAAACCCTGATTTATGTATGTCCCACTGTGTTGTCTCACTGCTTCACTAAAAACTCAAAAATGCAATTTCTCTGGGATCTGGTAATAAGTTTCAAAGAGGAAAATATTTCATCTGGTGTGGTCCTGACTTTATTGATACTGTGCAACGTTTACATTTGCTTTGCAGTTTCATTTAATGATTTACTGTTTTATCCCaaacttttttgctgtttcctgcagcAGAAGCCGACTCCTCAGATGGCTCCCAGTCCAGCGCCGCCACCTCACATCCTGTACAACCCCACTCAGCACATGCTCACTTACGCTGGCTTCTGTCCTTCAGGACAAACTTTGCCTGCCTACCCCAACTATCCAATACCCATGCAGGTAAGGGGcaagaacaaaacaagaaaaagccAATAAAATGTCAATTACACACTAGGAAAAGCACTGGTTTAAAATTAATGGTGGCTAaattccatttagctgcttcagttcATGGATTTGTGCCTGCTGGCTCACTCTTCACAACTTACTGGGGCACATCAACATAACAGAGCTATCATTA
The Mastacembelus armatus chromosome 3, fMasArm1.2, whole genome shotgun sequence DNA segment above includes these coding regions:
- the tmem255b gene encoding transmembrane protein 255B; amino-acid sequence: MQQSESQQTSQQASTETLDPAAQYLRRRRTALWVTVSLLALALLVLTVGLLSATRTDNVPVAGYYPGIILSFGAFLGIVGIHLLENRRPMLVAAIIFISIGVIASFFCAIVDGIIASEFIDTRPLQEDTCAYYTSGSGYAYDSYYTEMTCPFSKPCKLRLRSNTCYCCYLYNCESTEYHRQYYEFTGVSSCWDVIHLYRLLWASVVLNVIGLFLGIIAAAILGAYKDMQKPTPQMAPSPAPPPHILYNPTQHMLTYAGFCPSGQTLPAYPNYPIPMQHNNNYQAPATPQLIPDGGPASTSCPSDENHPPSQTPTQPQAQGGTQEPGGYMLTPNAPVLYGSAYSPFEKPPPYAC